In one Magallana gigas chromosome 9, xbMagGiga1.1, whole genome shotgun sequence genomic region, the following are encoded:
- the LOC117692329 gene encoding proline-rich transmembrane protein 1 isoform X1 — protein MNSIDNKAGLPPSYSEAADPNEQSKLTQGGNQENHDKQAVGQYVDTQYQQPPEPQHEGYRFQPPTEPQHPGYHFQPSSGPQDPGYKYQTPPIGAQFPSCQYHPISGNAGQQPMTVVLTQPGPAPFVVSPVPPQQEWMVPAVLACFFCFWPTGIIAILAAVKARSAAANGDVVEAQAQSIRARKFVIVSIVLGIIIYVFIIVIRVIFYSSYYAL, from the exons ATGAATTCTATCGATAACAAAGCTGGTC tGCCTCCAAGCTACAGTGAAGCTGCTGACCCAAATGAACAGTCCAAACTCACACAGGGAGGTAATCAGGAAAACCATGATAAACAAGCTGTTGGTCAGTATGTAGACACACAATATCAACAGCCACCCGAGCCTCAGCATGAAGGTTACCGATTTCAACCGCCAACAGAGCCTCAGCATCCGGGCTACCATTTTCAACCATCGTCAGGGCCTCAAGATCCGGGCTACAAATATCAGACCCCACCGATTGGCGCTCAATTTCCGAGCTGCCAATATCATCCGATAAGCGGCAATGCAGGGCAGCAGCCAATGACTGTAGTG CTAACACAGCCTGGTCCCGCCCCGTTCGTCGTGAGTCCAGTCCCTCCCCAGCAGGAGTGGATGGTGCCCGCCGTTCTAGCCTGCTTTTTCTGCTTCTGGCCCACGGGGATCATTGCTATACTTGCAGCAGTCAAG gCGAGGTCTGCAGCAGCTAATGGGGACGTTGTTGAAGCGCAAGCGCAGTCAATCCGCGCGCGCAAATTCGTGATTGTGTCCATAGTGTTGGGAATAATCATCTACGTGTTCATCATCGTTATTCGTGTTATTTTCTACTCATCGTACTATGCTTTATAA
- the LOC105330950 gene encoding uncharacterized protein: MIPVFFKSVTFFFTVTSSDSTYDIKKLVDICSEKYCFNKCKTFPCIDLCKHLFSCSCLDYKNGHVCKHLHKIHAFANLNSHKDHPSNANTDFSSKQYASSRDTDSSTSTRDCTELKIQHIEQKLNTIAEQIKNNPSVQKHRLYNILSALDHIIAANEGSNQIHNSLKDFKKTEKISSNAKNLLQPRFRSTVKKPGRIPKPRLRKPTEEEMRNLLPNVSGSSQDSTVPVSLPGPSVAPYPPLRLVPPTTNTLPTQPAPQQSVFSVETGLGQPTWMRVPPSMLGRRIVTTINGKKQVIVFTREDQRNDPADKDGV, encoded by the exons ATGATTCCtgtatttttcaaatcagtgacttttttttttacagttactTCATCTGATTCAACGTATGACATAAAGAAACTAGTTGACATATGCAGTGAGAAGTATTGCTTCAACAAGTGTAAAACATTTCCTTGCATCGACCTTTGTAAACATCTTTTTTCATGCTCCTGTCTGGATTACAAAAATGGTCATGTTTGTAAACATTTGCacaaaatacatgcatttgCCAACCTTAATTCACATAAAGATCATCCATCTAATGCCAATACAGACTTTTCGTCAAAACAATATGCAAGTAGCAGGGACACTGATTCTTCAACATCTACACGTGATTGTACTGAACTAAAGATACAGCACATTGAACAGAAATTAAACACAATAGCTGAACAGATTAAAAACAACCCATCAGTTCAAAAACACAGACTATACAATATTTTAAGTGCATTAGACCATATTATTGCAGCAAATGAGGGTAGCAATCAAATACACAATTCTCTGAAAGATTTCAAAAAGACAGAGAAAATTTCTTCTAATGCTAAGAATTTGTTGCAGCCTAGATTTAGATCAACTGTCAAAAAGCCTGGTCGGATCCCAAAACCCCGTCTAAGAAAACCAACAGAGGAAGAAATGAGGAACCTTCTTCCTAATGTCTCTGG ATCATCTCAAGACTCCACAGTGCCAGTTTCGTTGCCAGGACCATCTGTGGCTCCGTATCCTCCCCTGAGACTGGTTCCACCGACAACCAATACACTTCCTACACAACCTGCACCACAGCAAAGTGTATTCAG TGTTGAAACTGGTTTGGGGCAGCCAACATGGATGAGAGTGCCTCCCTCTATGCTTGGTAGGAGGATTGTAACCACCATCAATGGCAAGAAACAGGTCATTGTGTTCACAAGAGAAGACCAAAGAAATg ATCCTGCAGACAAAGATGGGGTGTGA
- the LOC117692329 gene encoding proline-rich transmembrane protein 1 isoform X2, whose translation MNSIDNKAGLPPSYSEAADPNEQSKLTQGGNQENHDKQAVGQYVDTQYQQPPEPQHEGYRFQPPTEPQHPGYHFQPSSGPQDPGYKYQTPPIGAQFPSCQYHPISGNAGQQPMTVVLTQPGPAPFVVSPVPPQQEWMVPAVLACFFCFWPTGIIAILAAVKGFLYYYNRIHYRVGLLRR comes from the exons ATGAATTCTATCGATAACAAAGCTGGTC tGCCTCCAAGCTACAGTGAAGCTGCTGACCCAAATGAACAGTCCAAACTCACACAGGGAGGTAATCAGGAAAACCATGATAAACAAGCTGTTGGTCAGTATGTAGACACACAATATCAACAGCCACCCGAGCCTCAGCATGAAGGTTACCGATTTCAACCGCCAACAGAGCCTCAGCATCCGGGCTACCATTTTCAACCATCGTCAGGGCCTCAAGATCCGGGCTACAAATATCAGACCCCACCGATTGGCGCTCAATTTCCGAGCTGCCAATATCATCCGATAAGCGGCAATGCAGGGCAGCAGCCAATGACTGTAGTG CTAACACAGCCTGGTCCCGCCCCGTTCGTCGTGAGTCCAGTCCCTCCCCAGCAGGAGTGGATGGTGCCCGCCGTTCTAGCCTGCTTTTTCTGCTTCTGGCCCACGGGGATCATTGCTATACTTGCAGCAGTCAAG ggttttttgtattattacaatcggatTCATTATCGAGTTGGTCTGttgagacggtaa